Proteins co-encoded in one Malus domestica chromosome 09, GDT2T_hap1 genomic window:
- the LOC103443381 gene encoding auxin-responsive protein SAUR21-like, whose protein sequence is MPAIQLKQVMKLWKAISLNGKSSPAPSGFLPVYIGWNRTRFLIPTHYLNFPIFAALLRKSGEEFGFKVNGGIVLPCDVEFFKEVLNLLRKDEKRYGSLEVPEFLKMVSEVRNFDYSSTMCSKEDSDSCDHHQGYLRPLLQKARA, encoded by the coding sequence ATGCCGGCAATCCAACTCAAACAAGTAATGAAGCTTTGGAAGGCCATAAGTCTCAATGGAAAATCTTCTCCTGCTCCCTCAGGTTTCCTTCCTGTTTACATTGGATGGAATCGCACCCGGTTCCTGATCCCCACCCACTACCTCAATTTTCCGATCTTCGCGGCTCTTCTTCGCAAGTCTGGGGAGGAATTCGGGTTCAAGGTCAACGGAGGCATAGTGTTGCCGTGTGATGTTGAGTTCTTCAAAGAGGTCTTGAACTTGCTTCGAAAAGATGAGAAAAGGTATGGGAGCCTAGAGGTGCCTGAGTTCTTGAAGATGGTTTCTGAGGTTCGTAATTTTGATTATTCCTCTACGATGTGCAGCAAGGAAGATAGCGATAGTTGCGATCATCATCAGGGATACTTAAGACCTTTGCTGCAAAAAGCTAGGGCCTGA